In Dehalobacter sp., the following proteins share a genomic window:
- a CDS encoding translation initiation factor IF-2 N-terminal domain-containing protein: MTNIRVHELAKELNISSKALMEKFNDIGIPVKNHLSAVSTEEVEKVKKVLTKIGESQQKEASKPVKAAGAEEKVPARKRTEEDIPPESFRDAEGHKRSQGQRPPGEMRPPGQRPPGEMRPQGQRPPGEMRPQGQRPPGEMRPQGQRPPGEMRPQGQRPPGEMRPQGQRPPGEMRPQGQRPPGEMRPPGQRPPGEMRPQGQRPPGEFRPQGQRPPGEFRPQGQRPPGE, from the coding sequence GTGACCAATATTCGAGTTCACGAACTGGCTAAAGAATTGAATATATCCAGCAAGGCTTTAATGGAAAAGTTTAATGATATTGGGATACCAGTGAAAAACCACTTAAGTGCGGTATCCACGGAGGAAGTTGAAAAAGTTAAAAAAGTGCTGACCAAGATAGGCGAATCACAGCAAAAAGAAGCAAGCAAGCCGGTTAAGGCTGCCGGGGCTGAGGAAAAAGTCCCTGCCAGAAAAAGGACCGAAGAAGATATTCCCCCGGAAAGCTTCAGAGATGCAGAAGGTCACAAAAGAAGTCAGGGTCAAAGACCGCCAGGTGAGATGAGACCGCCGGGTCAAAGACCGCCAGGCGAGATGAGACCGCAGGGTCAAAGACCGCCAGGTGAGATGAGACCACAGGGTCAAAGACCGCCAGGTGAGATGAGACCGCAGGGTCAAAGACCGCCAGGTGAGATGAGACCACAGGGTCAAAGACCGCCAGGTGAGATGAGACCACAGGGTCAAAGACCGCCAGGTGAGATGAGACCGCAGGGTCAAAGACCGCCAGGCGAGATGAGACCGCCGGGTCAAAGACCGCCAGGTGAGATGAGACCGCAGGGCCAAAGACCGCCGGGTGAATTCAGACCGCAGGGTCAAAGACCACCAGGTGAATTCAGACCGCAGGGTCAAAGACCGCCAGGCGAGAT